The Prevotella fusca JCM 17724 genome includes a window with the following:
- a CDS encoding sigma-70 family RNA polymerase sigma factor, producing MISNEKYIEEIANGQLLSDEEERTLAERIKVGDAKALEKLTKSNLKFVVSLAHQYRNRGLGEDDLISEGNIGMMHAAQKFDGSKGVRFVVFAAPYIRSAMEEAIKEQAALYKLPKTEKSKFEQKRSHPISIDQPVPVGSNNNFTLQHVLENDNAQHADEHLNQEILSAEIQKGLDVLDEREKSVITYIYGLTGAHYTMSEIAEHMGLKRERVRQIRDKALRKLHKKMK from the coding sequence ATGATTTCAAACGAAAAATACATCGAAGAAATTGCCAACGGACAGCTTCTTTCTGACGAGGAAGAGCGCACATTGGCTGAAAGAATAAAGGTTGGAGATGCAAAAGCTCTGGAGAAACTGACCAAATCCAACTTGAAATTCGTTGTTTCTCTGGCACATCAGTACCGCAACCGGGGATTAGGAGAAGATGACCTCATCAGCGAGGGAAACATAGGTATGATGCATGCGGCACAGAAATTTGACGGTTCAAAGGGTGTACGCTTTGTAGTTTTTGCAGCTCCCTATATCCGTTCCGCCATGGAAGAGGCGATAAAAGAACAGGCTGCACTCTACAAACTGCCTAAGACTGAGAAGAGTAAGTTTGAGCAGAAACGCTCACATCCCATCTCAATCGACCAGCCCGTACCTGTAGGAAGCAATAACAACTTCACACTGCAGCATGTATTGGAGAATGACAACGCACAACATGCCGACGAACATCTCAACCAGGAAATTCTCAGTGCTGAAATTCAAAAGGGGCTGGATGTTCTTGACGAACGTGAGAAAAGCGTCATCACATATATCTATGGTCTGACAGGAGCCCATTACACCATGTCTGAGATTGCTGAACACATGGGACTGAAGCGTGAGCGTGTGCGCCAGATTCGCGACAAGGCTTTGCGTAAACTGCACAAGAAAATGAAATAG